From one Gemmobacter sp. genomic stretch:
- a CDS encoding DUF2948 family protein, which produces MADARFEDGDEQPLRLRAEAAEDLPVVSALVQDAVFTGADMGFSRKGRRFDILLNRFRWEDRAAATRDNRPFERVRSVLSVMDVVSVASQGVGKDDRDSVLSLLALEFHPGADGTGVLTLVLAGDGALRLTVECVNLTLTDVTRPYRAPSGKAPQHPEG; this is translated from the coding sequence ATGGCGGATGCGCGCTTCGAGGATGGCGACGAACAGCCCCTGCGGCTGAGGGCCGAGGCGGCCGAGGATCTGCCGGTGGTGTCCGCCCTTGTGCAGGACGCGGTGTTCACCGGGGCCGACATGGGCTTTTCCCGCAAGGGGCGGCGGTTCGACATTCTGCTGAACCGCTTCCGCTGGGAAGACCGTGCCGCCGCGACCCGCGACAACCGGCCGTTCGAACGGGTGCGCTCGGTGCTGAGCGTGATGGATGTGGTCTCGGTCGCGTCGCAGGGGGTGGGCAAGGACGACCGCGACAGCGTGCTGTCGCTGCTGGCGCTGGAGTTCCATCCCGGCGCGGATGGCACCGGCGTGCTGACGCTGGTGCTGGCCGGCGATGGCGCGCTGCGCTTGACGGTGGAATGCGTGAACCTGACGCTGACCGATGTGACGCGGCCCTACCGCGCGCCCTCGGGCAAGGCCCCGCAGCACCCCGAGGGGTGA
- a CDS encoding YcjX family protein gives MGVTEFAQDIAHGVESRVSALSGALFDPVIRLGVTGLARAGKTVFITSLVSNLLDRGRMPQLRAVADGRIEAAWLQPQPDDTVPRFDYEGHRAALTGPAPYWPDSTRAVSELRLSLRLKPAGLFGLTGPRKVHIDIIDYPGEWLLDLSLLDLSYQQWADGVLARVTLRDEAAGYRAAVQGLADTGWDEPLARRLADGWRAVLVDLRRAGLSDVTPGRFLMPGELEGSPALTFAPLPRPEAPVRGGLWREMERRFDAYKSRVVKPFFRDHFARIDRQVVLVDALEAIHAGPAALEDMRRAMAGVLQAFRPGRGGLLAELIGGKRVDRILFAATRADHLHHTQHARLAAILAAMLREARDRADFAGAQTAAMAIASLRATTEVDLSRGGETIHAVQGVLQATGRTAAMHAGDLPSDPSRLLGPARDGAGQWLDGDYAVMRLAPAPLDLLPGQGLPHIRLDRAAEFLLGDRL, from the coding sequence ATGGGTGTGACAGAGTTTGCTCAGGATATCGCGCATGGGGTGGAAAGCCGGGTTTCGGCGCTGTCGGGGGCGCTGTTCGACCCGGTGATCCGGCTGGGCGTCACCGGGCTGGCGCGGGCGGGCAAGACGGTGTTCATCACCTCGCTGGTGTCGAACCTGCTGGACCGCGGCCGCATGCCGCAGTTGCGCGCCGTGGCCGATGGCCGGATCGAGGCGGCCTGGTTGCAGCCCCAGCCCGACGATACCGTCCCGCGCTTTGACTATGAGGGGCACCGGGCCGCGCTGACCGGGCCGGCGCCGTACTGGCCCGACTCGACCCGCGCGGTATCGGAACTGCGGCTGTCGCTGCGGCTGAAGCCGGCGGGGCTGTTCGGGCTGACCGGGCCGCGCAAGGTGCATATCGACATCATCGACTATCCGGGCGAATGGCTGCTGGACCTGTCGCTGCTGGACCTGAGTTATCAGCAATGGGCCGATGGCGTCTTGGCCCGCGTCACCCTGCGGGACGAGGCGGCGGGTTATCGCGCCGCCGTGCAGGGGCTGGCGGATACCGGCTGGGACGAGCCCCTGGCCCGGCGGCTGGCCGATGGCTGGCGCGCGGTGCTGGTGGACTTGCGCAGGGCGGGGCTGTCGGATGTGACGCCGGGCCGGTTCCTGATGCCCGGCGAGCTGGAGGGGTCCCCCGCGCTGACCTTTGCCCCGTTGCCCCGCCCCGAGGCGCCGGTGCGCGGGGGCCTGTGGCGCGAAATGGAACGCCGGTTCGACGCCTACAAGTCGCGCGTGGTCAAGCCGTTCTTCCGCGACCATTTCGCCCGGATCGACCGGCAGGTCGTGCTGGTGGATGCGCTGGAGGCGATCCATGCCGGGCCGGCGGCGCTGGAGGACATGCGCCGCGCCATGGCCGGCGTGTTGCAGGCGTTCCGCCCGGGGCGCGGCGGGTTGCTGGCCGAACTGATCGGCGGCAAGCGTGTGGACCGCATCCTGTTTGCCGCCACACGGGCCGATCACCTGCATCATACCCAGCACGCAAGGCTGGCCGCCATTCTGGCCGCCATGCTGCGCGAGGCGCGGGACCGGGCGGATTTTGCCGGGGCCCAGACGGCCGCCATGGCCATCGCCAGCCTGCGCGCCACGACCGAAGTGGACCTTTCGCGCGGGGGCGAGACGATTCACGCCGTGCAGGGCGTGTTGCAGGCCACCGGGCGCACGGCAGCGATGCATGCGGGCGATCTGCCCTCGGACCCGTCGCGCCTGCTTGGCCCGGCGCGCGACGGCGCGGGGCAGTGGCTGGACGGCGACTATGCCGTGATGCGGCTGGCGCCTGCGCCGCTGGATCTGTTGCCGGGGCAGGGCCTGCCGCATATCCGGCTGGACCGGGCGGCCGAATTCCTGCTGGGCGACCGGCTGTAG
- the speB gene encoding agmatinase, translating to MALEDAKSQVDLAFTATDRRGLAFENAFGGATSFLRRRYTKDLAGVDLAVTGVPFDQAVTHRTGARFGPRAIREASSLQPFDPPHGWGYSPLEELAVVDYGDLAFDYARVADFPAALTAHIAGILAAGAGTVTLGGDHFISLPILRAYAERHGPLALVQFDAHSDLWPDDDMARIDHGTWTYKAVRQGLIDPARSVQVGIRTQCDDYRGLQMIDARACHDLGAAAVAAQIRDRVGDAPCYISFDIDALDPAFAPGTGTPVWGGLASWQAAAILRDLAGIRLVGGDVVEVSPPYDHGNITAVAGAHVAMELICLYGWTRRKGAQETGAQEGNPDV from the coding sequence ATGGCGCTGGAAGACGCGAAATCGCAGGTGGATCTGGCCTTTACCGCCACGGACCGGCGGGGGCTGGCGTTCGAGAACGCCTTTGGCGGCGCGACCAGTTTCCTGCGCCGGCGTTACACCAAGGATCTGGCGGGTGTCGATCTGGCGGTCACGGGCGTGCCCTTTGACCAGGCGGTGACGCATCGCACCGGCGCGCGCTTCGGCCCCCGCGCCATCCGCGAGGCCAGCAGCCTGCAACCCTTTGATCCGCCGCATGGCTGGGGCTATTCCCCGCTGGAGGAACTGGCCGTGGTGGATTACGGCGATCTGGCCTTCGACTATGCGCGGGTGGCCGATTTTCCCGCTGCGCTGACAGCGCATATCGCCGGGATCCTGGCAGCAGGGGCCGGCACGGTGACGCTGGGGGGCGATCATTTCATCAGCCTGCCGATCCTGCGGGCCTATGCCGAACGCCACGGGCCGCTGGCGCTGGTGCAGTTCGATGCGCATTCCGACCTGTGGCCCGATGACGACATGGCGCGCATCGACCATGGGACATGGACCTACAAGGCGGTCCGGCAAGGGCTGATCGACCCGGCGCGGTCGGTGCAGGTGGGGATCCGCACCCAGTGCGACGATTACCGCGGCTTGCAGATGATCGACGCCCGCGCCTGCCACGACCTGGGCGCGGCTGCCGTGGCGGCGCAGATCCGCGACCGGGTGGGCGATGCGCCCTGCTACATCAGCTTCGATATCGACGCGCTGGACCCGGCCTTTGCCCCCGGCACCGGAACGCCGGTCTGGGGCGGGCTGGCCAGCTGGCAGGCGGCGGCGATCCTGCGCGATCTGGCCGGGATCCGGCTGGTGGGCGGCGATGTGGTCGAGGTGTCGCCCCCCTATGACCATGGCAATATCACCGCCGTTGCCGGGGCACATGTGGCGATGGAACTGATCTGCCTGTATGGCTGGACACGCCGCAAGGGCGCGCAGGAAACGGGCGCGCAGGAAGGAAACCCCGATGTCTGA
- the ade gene encoding adenine deaminase — translation MSDLSNRIRQGRGSAPADLVLKGGRVFCVVTGEAIAGDVAICGDTIVGIGHDYTGRREIDVAGKWLVPGFIDTHLHIESSLVTPFEFDRCVAPRGVTTAICDPHEIANVAGVPGIRYFLDASQHTVMSIRVNLSSCVPSSPMETAGARIEAADLVPLMDHPAVIGLAEFMNYPGVIHEDPGCMAKLEAFRGRHIDGHAPLLSGRDLNAYVAAGIRTEHEATSAAEAREKLQKGLRVLIREGSVSKDMVALAPVLSLATSPYMCLCTDDRNPLDIAEYGHLDHMIRYLIGQGIPPLAVYRAASLSAAEAFGLKDRGQIVAGRRADIVVMDRLEECRADLVVCGGVVVDDAAFAARGHVAPVARGSVRAARVAAQDFRYRGNNDDVPVIGIWPGKILTEHIRETVAPVDGDRRPDPARDLMRITVIERHGINGNIANGFVRGFGMQSGAIASTVCHDHHNIAVVGAGYADMALAANRLGEIEGGFVVVKDGRVLAELALPVAGLMSLEPFEAVHTALEHLRAAAVSLGVVLEEPFLQLAFLALPVIPHLKITDRGMVDVDRFCLIEG, via the coding sequence ATGTCTGATCTGTCCAACCGCATCCGCCAGGGCCGTGGCAGCGCACCCGCCGATCTGGTGCTGAAAGGCGGCCGCGTGTTCTGCGTGGTCACCGGAGAGGCGATTGCCGGTGACGTGGCGATCTGCGGCGATACCATCGTGGGGATCGGGCACGACTACACGGGCCGGCGCGAGATCGACGTGGCGGGCAAATGGCTGGTGCCGGGGTTCATCGACACGCATCTGCATATCGAAAGCTCGCTGGTCACGCCCTTTGAATTCGACCGCTGCGTGGCGCCGCGCGGGGTGACCACGGCAATCTGCGACCCGCACGAGATTGCGAATGTCGCCGGCGTGCCGGGGATCCGCTATTTCCTGGATGCGTCGCAGCACACGGTGATGAGCATCCGCGTCAACCTGTCGTCCTGCGTGCCGTCCAGCCCGATGGAAACCGCCGGCGCCCGGATCGAGGCGGCGGATCTGGTGCCGCTGATGGACCATCCGGCGGTGATCGGGCTGGCCGAGTTCATGAACTATCCCGGCGTGATCCACGAGGATCCGGGCTGCATGGCCAAGCTGGAGGCGTTCCGGGGCCGCCATATCGACGGTCACGCGCCGCTGCTGTCGGGGCGCGACCTGAACGCCTATGTTGCGGCCGGCATCCGAACGGAACACGAGGCGACCAGTGCGGCCGAGGCGCGGGAAAAGCTGCAAAAGGGCCTGCGCGTGCTGATTCGCGAAGGGTCGGTCAGCAAGGACATGGTGGCGCTGGCCCCGGTGCTGAGCCTCGCGACCAGCCCCTACATGTGCCTGTGCACCGATGACCGCAACCCGCTGGACATTGCCGAATACGGCCATCTGGACCACATGATCCGCTATCTGATCGGGCAGGGCATTCCGCCGCTGGCGGTCTACCGCGCGGCCAGCCTTTCGGCGGCCGAGGCATTCGGGCTGAAGGACCGGGGCCAGATCGTGGCAGGGCGGCGGGCGGATATCGTGGTGATGGACCGGCTGGAGGAGTGTCGCGCCGATCTGGTGGTCTGCGGCGGCGTGGTGGTGGATGACGCGGCCTTTGCCGCGCGTGGCCATGTGGCGCCGGTGGCGCGCGGATCGGTCCGGGCGGCACGGGTGGCGGCGCAGGATTTCCGCTATCGGGGGAACAACGACGACGTGCCGGTGATCGGCATCTGGCCCGGCAAGATCCTGACCGAACATATCCGCGAAACCGTGGCGCCGGTCGATGGCGACCGCCGCCCCGATCCCGCGCGCGACCTGATGCGGATCACGGTGATCGAACGGCACGGCATCAACGGCAATATCGCCAACGGCTTCGTGCGCGGGTTCGGCATGCAGTCCGGCGCCATCGCCTCGACCGTGTGCCACGACCATCACAACATCGCTGTGGTGGGCGCCGGCTATGCCGACATGGCGCTGGCCGCGAATCGGCTGGGCGAAATCGAGGGCGGGTTCGTGGTGGTCAAGGATGGCCGGGTGCTGGCGGAACTGGCGTTGCCGGTGGCCGGGCTGATGAGCCTGGAGCCGTTCGAGGCGGTCCACACGGCGCTGGAACATCTGCGCGCGGCGGCGGTCTCGCTGGGTGTGGTGCTGGAAGAACCCTTCCTGCAACTGGCCTTCCTGGCGCTGCCGGTGATCCCGCATCTGAAGATCACCGACCGGGGCATGGTGGATGTGGACCGCTTCTGCCTGATCGAAGGGTAG
- a CDS encoding YbaK/EbsC family protein — translation MSSSLDRVKAALATAGVPTDVREMPDSTRTAAEAAAAAGCHLDQIAKSIIFKGLTTGHVKLFLTAGGNQVDPAKAGALAGEPLGKADAALIRAETGFAIGGVAPVGHLTALPVWIDPRLFDFPLLWAAAGTPRHIFAIDAETLVRITGAQRADFAA, via the coding sequence ATGAGCAGCAGCCTGGACCGGGTGAAAGCCGCCCTTGCCACCGCCGGCGTCCCCACCGATGTGCGCGAGATGCCCGACAGCACCCGCACCGCCGCCGAAGCCGCAGCCGCAGCCGGCTGCCATCTGGACCAGATCGCGAAATCCATCATCTTCAAGGGATTGACGACAGGCCACGTCAAGCTGTTCCTGACCGCTGGCGGCAATCAGGTGGATCCGGCCAAGGCCGGCGCCCTGGCGGGCGAACCGCTGGGCAAGGCCGATGCGGCGCTGATCCGGGCGGAAACCGGCTTTGCCATCGGCGGCGTCGCCCCCGTCGGCCACCTGACCGCGCTGCCGGTCTGGATCGACCCCCGGCTGTTCGACTTTCCCCTGCTCTGGGCCGCCGCCGGCACCCCGCGCCACATCTTCGCGATCGACGCCGAAACGCTGGTCCGCATCACCGGCGCGCAGCGGGCGGATTTCGCCGCCTGA
- a CDS encoding glutamine-synthetase adenylyltransferase produces the protein MSFASRLTRQPIPHDPAAGADAACGFADLAPELQGLIAGTAGCSPYLKGLMGREGGWLRGALGADPDGVALTELDALADVALADLPAALRQAKRRIALYAALADLGGVWSLEQVTGALTALADRGVDLALKRLVAEEIRRGKLPGQGPDDAATAGGMVALAMGKMGAGELNYSSDIDLICLFDETRYPGSDAQEARAAFIRVTRKMSAILSDITGDGYVFRSDLRLRPDASVTPVCISMAAAEQYYESVGRTWERAAYIKARPCGGDLAAGWRFLRTLTPFVWRRHLDFAAIQDAHDMRLRIRDHKGLAGPVVIEDHDMKLGIGGIREIEFFTQTRQLIAGGRDPDLRDRTTVGGLAALAAKGWIPADAAEELTAQYRLHRELEHRLQMVNDAQTHRMPATPEGIDRIARFCGEGDTAVFRKGLKARLLRVAELTESFFAPGEAADGPDLTPQMAEIVDGWRNYPALRSDRARQIFKRLRPQLLGRMMRAANPDEALAAFDGFLSGLPAGVQLFSLFDANPSLVDLIVDIAATAPELARHLSRNSAVLDAVIGGSFFAPWPGVPVLVPGLVAQMEGAADYEKKLDIARAWMKEWHFRIGVHHLRGLVDAFEAGKCYAELAEAVVVAVWPVVLAEFARKHGAQPGNGAAVLGMGSLGAGRLNAGSDLDLIVIYDAAGVENSDGPRPLATRAYYARLTQALVTALTAPMPNGRLYEVDMRLRPSGRQGPVATSWPSFQNYQETEAWTWEHLALTRARPLAGNAALGAEIEAFRRGLLGAKGKGAQVRPDVADMRARLLAHKPGGGWEAKAGPGRIMDIELAAQTCALIAGDPARRVEAQLRAGARAGVISRAQEEALLSAYRLLWRVQAAGRLLSVPVPDPGQMGEGARAFVLRECGVDTAAMLGDRIAALTGDAAAVIDSVMAGQKE, from the coding sequence ATGTCCTTTGCATCCCGCCTGACCCGCCAGCCCATTCCCCATGACCCTGCTGCCGGTGCCGATGCGGCGTGCGGCTTTGCCGATCTGGCGCCCGAATTGCAGGGGCTGATCGCCGGCACCGCCGGGTGCAGCCCCTATCTGAAAGGGCTGATGGGGCGCGAAGGCGGCTGGCTGCGCGGGGCGCTTGGCGCCGATCCCGACGGCGTGGCGCTGACGGAACTGGATGCGCTGGCCGATGTGGCGCTGGCCGATCTGCCTGCCGCCTTGCGACAGGCCAAGCGGCGCATCGCGCTTTATGCCGCACTGGCCGATCTGGGGGGGGTCTGGTCGCTGGAACAGGTGACGGGGGCGCTGACCGCGCTGGCCGACCGGGGGGTTGACCTTGCGCTGAAACGGCTGGTGGCCGAGGAGATCCGGCGCGGCAAGCTGCCCGGACAGGGGCCGGACGATGCCGCGACCGCTGGCGGCATGGTGGCGCTGGCCATGGGCAAGATGGGTGCGGGAGAGCTGAACTATTCCTCGGACATCGACCTGATCTGCCTGTTCGACGAAACCCGCTACCCCGGCAGCGACGCGCAGGAGGCGCGGGCCGCCTTCATCCGCGTCACCCGCAAGATGAGCGCGATCCTGTCCGACATCACCGGCGATGGCTATGTGTTCCGGTCCGACCTGCGGCTGCGCCCCGATGCCAGCGTGACGCCGGTGTGCATTTCCATGGCTGCCGCCGAACAGTATTACGAATCGGTCGGCCGCACATGGGAACGTGCCGCCTATATCAAGGCGCGGCCCTGTGGCGGCGATCTGGCGGCGGGCTGGCGGTTCCTGCGCACGCTGACGCCCTTTGTCTGGCGGCGGCATCTGGATTTTGCCGCCATCCAGGATGCCCATGACATGCGGCTGCGCATCCGCGATCACAAGGGGCTGGCCGGCCCCGTGGTGATCGAGGATCACGACATGAAGCTGGGCATCGGCGGCATCCGCGAGATCGAGTTCTTTACCCAGACCCGCCAGCTGATCGCGGGTGGGCGCGACCCCGACCTGCGTGACCGCACCACGGTGGGGGGGCTGGCCGCGCTGGCCGCCAAGGGCTGGATCCCGGCCGATGCCGCCGAGGAGCTGACCGCGCAGTATCGCCTGCACCGCGAGCTGGAACACCGGCTTCAGATGGTCAACGATGCGCAGACCCACCGCATGCCCGCCACGCCCGAAGGTATCGACCGTATTGCCCGCTTCTGCGGCGAGGGCGATACGGCCGTCTTCCGCAAGGGGCTGAAGGCCCGGCTGTTGCGGGTGGCCGAGCTGACGGAAAGTTTCTTTGCCCCCGGCGAGGCGGCGGATGGCCCCGATCTGACCCCGCAGATGGCCGAGATTGTCGATGGCTGGCGCAATTACCCGGCCCTGCGGTCCGACCGAGCGCGCCAGATCTTCAAGCGGCTGCGCCCGCAGCTGCTGGGCCGGATGATGCGCGCCGCCAACCCGGACGAGGCGCTGGCGGCCTTTGACGGTTTCCTGTCGGGGCTGCCGGCGGGGGTGCAGCTGTTTTCGCTGTTCGATGCCAATCCCTCGCTGGTGGATCTGATCGTCGACATTGCCGCGACGGCGCCGGAACTGGCGCGGCACCTGTCGCGCAATTCGGCGGTGCTGGATGCGGTGATCGGCGGCAGCTTTTTTGCGCCATGGCCGGGGGTGCCGGTGCTGGTGCCCGGGCTGGTCGCGCAGATGGAGGGGGCGGCGGATTACGAAAAGAAGCTGGATATCGCCCGGGCCTGGATGAAGGAATGGCACTTCCGCATCGGGGTGCATCACCTGCGCGGGCTGGTCGATGCGTTCGAGGCGGGCAAGTGCTATGCCGAACTGGCCGAGGCGGTGGTGGTGGCCGTCTGGCCGGTGGTGCTGGCCGAATTCGCCCGCAAGCATGGCGCGCAGCCTGGCAATGGTGCGGCGGTGCTGGGCATGGGGTCGCTGGGGGCAGGGCGGCTGAATGCCGGGTCGGACCTTGACCTGATCGTGATCTACGATGCGGCGGGGGTGGAAAATTCCGACGGACCGCGCCCCTTGGCCACGCGGGCCTATTATGCCCGGCTGACCCAGGCGCTGGTCACCGCGCTGACCGCGCCCATGCCGAACGGCCGGCTTTACGAGGTGGACATGCGCCTGCGGCCATCCGGCCGGCAGGGGCCGGTCGCCACATCCTGGCCGTCGTTCCAGAACTATCAGGAAACCGAGGCCTGGACCTGGGAACATCTGGCCCTGACCCGCGCCCGCCCGCTGGCCGGCAATGCCGCGCTGGGGGCCGAGATCGAGGCGTTTCGCCGTGGGCTGCTGGGGGCCAAGGGCAAGGGCGCGCAGGTGCGCCCCGACGTGGCCGACATGCGCGCGCGTCTGCTGGCCCACAAGCCCGGCGGCGGGTGGGAGGCCAAGGCCGGCCCCGGCCGGATCATGGATATTGAACTGGCCGCCCAGACCTGCGCGCTGATCGCCGGCGATCCTGCCCGCCGGGTCGAGGCGCAGTTGCGCGCCGGTGCCCGCGCCGGGGTGATCAGCCGCGCGCAGGAAGAAGCGTTGCTAAGCGCCTATCGCCTGCTGTGGCGGGTGCAGGCGGCAGGGCGTCTGCTGTCGGTGCCGGTGCCCGACCCCGGCCAGATGGGCGAAGGCGCCCGTGCCTTTGTGCTGCGCGAATGCGGGGTGGACACGGCGGCGATGCTGGGCGACCGGATCGCCGCGCTGACCGGCGATGCTGCCGCCGTGATCGACAGCGTGATGGCAGGGCAAAAGGAATAG